The sequence ACACCCGAGCTGGAGTGGGAACGAGGAAGCGGCCGcgactcgcccccccccccccccccccctcccctctctcttcctccgcTGATGCGGAGCTCCGGTCTGTACACTCAGACGAGCATTGGGCGCCACTGCCACGTTTCGAGGAAAGCCTGGAGACCCCGAGGTAAAAGTTATTTTCCTGCGGGATTGCAAGTAACCGCTGGGCTCTTTGTCAATGGTTGCATTGATCCGAGCCGGCTGTTTGGGGCAGTTGTCTTGAGACCAGTGCAGCAACCATTGATTCAGCTCCAGCGGAACCGGCCAGCAGGGGCGAGCGGAGGCGGCGCAGACTGCGCGGAAGGTTCATTAGGACGTTGCGGCGCCAGGTCCCGGGACGGGGAGGCACGACTGGCGGAGGGCAAAGCAAAGGCAGGGGGGGAGACCTTGCGAGTGACGGACAGGGTCAGCCCGCGGTGCACtgctggtgggaggggagacctgcagcccccacccccccactcgaTTTTCCTCTGTCTGCACAccccgtgctggagaaactcagctgcagACGGGTCTCTGCACCATGATTGGCGTGAGATGGGGGCAGGGCGTTTGGACAACGATTGACAGGGGAAGGGGCAGTGCACAATGATTGGCAAGAGAGAGTGCCCTTGATAAGCTTTTGAATCATGATTGACAGGAGGTGCGCCaatgcgagctctccactggccacctagacagaggtgcaccaaagaagagggataaagaaagcttttggtgcctgccacaccgccagtgggctgatctcgcctccaaccgtgcatcttggcgcctcacggttcggcgggcagcaatggaagaagaccgcagagcccacctcactgacaaaagacaaaggaggaaacacccaacccaccaattttcccctgcaaccgctgcatccgtgcctgcctgtcccgcatcggactggtcagccacaaacgagcctgcagctgacgtggacattacccctccataaatcttcgtttctgaagccaagccaaagagaaatatgatatatgcccacctcactgacaaaagacaaaggaggaaaaacccaacacccaaccccaacccaccaattttcccctgcaaccgctgcatccgtgcctgcctgtcccgcatcggacttgtcagccacaaacgagcctgcagctgacgtggacgttacccctccataaatcttcgtttctgaagccaagccaaagagaaatatgatatatgcccacctcactgacaaaagacaaaggaggaaaaacccaacacccaaccccaacccaccaattttcccctgcaaccgctgcatccgtgcctgcctgtcccgcatcggacttgtcagccacaaacgagcctgcagctgacgtggacgttacccctccataaatctttgtccgcgaagccaaaccagaAAGAGAAGGGCCAATGCACCATGATTGACAAGGTGTTTGATTAATGATTGATAGGAGGTGGGTTAAAGAACCATGATTGACAGAGGGCAAGAAAGTGATGCATGACAGACTGGTGTGAGAGTTTGGGGAAAAGAATTGaatcaaaatttgaaaatgtaacgAAATTCATTACTTTGCAGCATATTAGAataaaattacaattaaaaataaataaattttagtgCAAAAATCAGGGAGAGTGGGGTAGTGGAGTTCATTGTCtatccagaaatctgatggtgaggctgagtggagagccagtgatagatCATCTGGTGTGGGGCGATTGTAATGGTGGCCATGGTACAGGTGTTTTAagtttgaaataaaagcagaaaatgctgcgtGCGTTCAGGATGTCAGGAAGCATCTGAAACTGTTAATGTTTCAGGTACATAACTCTCAGAATTTGAACATTGATTAACAAGGGTGAAGTTTGATGATGGGCAGCGCAAGTAGGACTAAACAGTACTTCAAGGTCACCTGAGTATTTTTTCCTAGCCTagctcataatttttttaaaaattctatttagTAGATCACATGAAATACAGTAGAGGATTAGCAATACCTGTACAGTACACCCCCTCTGTTATGCGGAGTTTCACTTTGCTAACATACCAACCATCTAGCTTGTGATGCTCTAGAATACAAGTCCTTGGCAAAAATTGACTAAAAATTTTTTCACACTGATGCTATAAGATCAAATTTTATTCTGTACCTCAATTTATTTGGTAATGTTTTGTCAAATGTTTCTGTTGCTTGAACTACGGTAaatctttacatttttaaatttagatatacagcacagtaacaggccgtttcGGCGTACAAGTCCGTGGCGCCCAATTTACATTTCAATTAACCTGCAcctccggtacgtttttgaacagtgggaggaaactgaagctccTAGGgtaaagggagaatgtacaaacagagagcgtgggattcgaaccctggtccccatTGCTGGCAATGTAAAGTTGTCGCCctcaccgctatgccaaccgtgccgcccctgtGGGATACAGGGTCTTAAGCCAGAACATCAACAATTTCccactacagatgctgcctgactctctGAGTTCTGGAaggttgactttttaaaaaatctggatTGGTGGTTCAGGCTACTGGGTCATCAGACTGGGATAGAATCACTGCTCAACCATggtatccatttttttttctttctctttttctttggcttggcttcgcggacgaagatttatggagggggtaaaatgtccacgtcagcatgTTTCAGGTACATAACTCTGTCAAAATTTGAACATTAATTAACAAGGGTGAAGTTTGATGATGGGCAGCACAAGTAGGACTAAACAGTACTTCACGCttgttccttttaaaaaaaaaaatcccaaaaggGTTTCTATAATTCAAAACTTTACTTCACATTTAAGATACCAGACTTCTTGCAGGAGTATAGCAGCTGGTGACTTACAGACACTTAGGTTTGAAATCTTAGGCTTTGTTCTgaactaacacaggaacagcaatggaaaattcaccagacaatggtaaattcaaaataatagtttttattaaactattaataacagaacatttcttacttaactccaaagtgaaccccactatgcgcaaatgtaaaatgtgtgtgtatgtgtggccAAATCCCAAATGATTACAGTTTAGGCATcattctgaaaagtccattttcaaTTTCAGCATCGAACATGTTATGTTAAACCTGACTATTTTAAAATCGCAGTTCAGAAGTAATCACGGACCATTTTGAAATATCATGTCTTCAgtcctctttaaactcacaaattttctttttttttggaaattttattTAACCAACATGTGTAAGATCATAATAACAGCAATGGTAAGGAAACCATACTACAATGTTAATAAATATATGCTGAAAGTATATCGaaacaaaaactaaaaaaaaccctCGACGCTCCCACCAGCCCCCAACCctaatctaatcccataactaaAATATGTAATATCATAACCACATATtaattaatttggattgcatcaGATGACACTCAAGGTACCCAACTAACATAAAATTGTCATTCATTCAGGGAAAACCTCACTGTACCTAAGTTGTTAGGACTCACAAATTTTCTTGATGAGCTGTTTTTCAGAGAGATAATCTCTTCATACGAGTGATTTCACTCTTATCTTGCCGAAGGGTTGTGGAGTCTGTTTTCCTcgatgatttctttcttaatcaaaGTAACCATTTTCCCGTGGACACGCGAGGCTGCCCTCTTTTCTTCGAGGCAGTCGTAGtggctatttcttttaaaataccacTTCTGGTGTTCCTCCTTTTATTACGGAGAACGCAGGCAGTCGTCCTTTTAAAGGAATTGGTGGCTGCTTTTCCCATCCTGTTGATACAGGATGGCCTTCTCTTCAACTGACCCAAAATGTCTCTGATTTTGATACTTTATTTCTTGCAAATCTCTCATGTCGCATGGTATGACATCATAACTATCTTTGGAGTTCTTCTGAACCCTTTGACATCTTCATGCTAAAAAGcgtgattttaaaaatcaaagtaattgTCTCTGTTTGATGTTTCCCTCCTGCTTCTGAGCTACCTGGTATGGACCAGCAAAATGGTTTCTTGTTCAGTCCACTGTGCACCTTATCTCAAAAACCATCATCTCCCTGTAACCATAGTCACAGCAGACTTCAGTCTCTAAGATGATACCAGCTGCCATCTTCAATCTCTCGCTGtacatttaaaatgcaaatgtgtTTAGTCTTTGTACCCTTGAGACCAAACCCACAAAATAACCTTACTAAGACATATATAATGAAAAATAGTTTAACGTTAAACTAAAGATTAATCGTAGCACAATTTCGTCACCGTGGTTATTGCTGGTGGTGCAATTAAAGTAGAAAATTTGCCATGATCATAAGGGACGTGTATGGCTAGCTTGTATTTGATTTGCACGACTGCACAAAGTGAGCATCTATGCTGAAGACTCTCAAGGAGGggtgtgggaatattttggtggggcgtggtgcttaagaatattttagtgggatgtaggaatattttgggaaataatcaaAAAGTTGGTTTGGAAAAAAATGAGcttgttatgttggtgtgaaagatgcgaCTTGGCAACACTGTCAGTACGGCACAagtgtggtaacttccaagtaaaatcactttgttctttttattttcttaaaGTGTTTTTGCTATTCTGATGTTTCTCTGTTGTAtctcttattttaactgctgttatccttggttaacattataattatattttttctgaccggtcttattatcatccattccaaatgatctcattTGCGACAaggattccaaatgatctcaacaagaaatttcagtcaattctattggttgaataaatgtgaggtaactaatgctgctacaaatgtcattgttgaccatttgaaaatgttggttactgacttcaatgatagattttgtgattttgaAGGCAATTGATTTTCCTTCTTGGTCagctcagccattgctggtggacttctctgaagttccagtgcaataccaagaggagttatccgagttgcaacatgatgaatctgtgaaaactctgttcaaagtgaaaggaaccatgatgtggctgtctaacgagattgaaaagaaatacccaaactccactactttagcaagggaactattgagaCATTTTCCATcaccttatttagtagaatgtggcttcagtgctgttggtgatttgctacaagctaagagaaaccgaTTGGAAATTATAAAaggtggagatttaaggttgaaaccaACAAAATTAGTTCCTCGAATCGAAAAAAATCTGCagtcaggggcaaggttcccaatGAAGTGATTACaattgtttgagatggttgacatattgaggTAGTCGTTGAATATGAAgcatgtgttccagtgtattcccgaccttaattgcattgaaatacacttgtagtaaattatttaattaaaacctCATTTGAATATATGTTTTTTCCACTAATGGTGGGGCATacgttttttgaaaaattaaagtggggcctctggcaaaaaaggttgagaaccactgatctataccaACGTTATTAAATATGAATATGATTTTGCAATTCAACTTATATTGCACATGGTCTTAATAAAAACTATTCTGCAGATCAAAAAATAGCCCTCCATTATGTTCTCAAGAGCGATTAGGATTTGGCAATAAATAATGGCCTTCCCAAAAATGTCCACTTGCTCTATAAAgaacatttggcccatcgagtttaTGCCAGCACTCCTCGGTCTCATTCCCACATTAATTTCCTGGTAATTTTATCTCTGTAACATGTTATAAATGCCACCCTTAATCCTCCTGCCAGCCACCTAAACTGGGGGTAATTTATGTGGGAATTAACTTTTAAATTCCTTCCTCACCAATGCGGTTGAATATGGTTATTTTTTTCTGTCTGAAACAGACTGTTCACAGCAATAAAGTACTTTGTTAATTTTGCAGGGATAATCTATTGTTAACCAAATCATGCAACGACACAGTATACTGTCCGACTGCCCTTCACTCTGGCACTCAATCCCCTGCACTCCCTTGGAACTGAGGCTGGATATCGTCCTCTCTTGTGGACAGTCTTTCCGGTAAGGTTTGGCTTTGGTTGTTATTGGATTAGAGTATTTCTTCATTTGTAGAATTAGTTTTAATTTAACTAATTAGAATCAACTTCCTGTGTGCATTAAGGtgcattttgtaaaaaaaattagacatacagtatggcaataggccattttggcccacgagtctgtgccacccaatttacaccccattagcatACATTcatggtatgtttcgaatggtgggatgaaactggagctctcagggaaaatccacgcagacacggggagaacgtataaactgcttacagacagcacgggattcaaaccctggtccggtcccgatagctggcgctgtaaaggcaaaacgctcaccgctacgccaactgtgccacccaaacagCACCAATATTTTGAACAAAAAAGAAATCCGCTTCCTTCACCAGTTCTGATCCATAAGTTACATTGCAATATGGTCTCTGAATAGGCCCAGCAAACTCCTTAATTGTACCAGTTGTAAGCCTAGGCTAGGGACACAGTGGAAAGTGGAAGCCCTGTTCTTGTAAGTACTGAATCCATACAATCTTGTTTGATTTGGGACGAGGGGTGGGATTAAGCAGGCAGCCGTATTTTTGGACTAAGGTTAGTGTGATAGTGTTGAAGCAGAGGGTTAGGTTGAGAGCTAGATAAGGTGGCTCACAGATCAACAAAATGGCAATGCAAATCCTGAGGAGACAACTTGGGTGGTGCAGCTATCATTTCACCGGTTCAGGCATCTCAGCTCAATCGTCACTTATGGTGCTGTCTGCTCATTCTCTCTCTGATTGAGTCGGTTTCCTCTGGGAGGTCTAGTTTTCTCTCAGATATGTCCAATTCAGTAGGGTTAATTGGCGATTGCAAATTTCCCTCATTCAGTGAGTGGCGGAATTGATCTAaaagcagagagaataaaataggTTAGTGTATCACTATGACATCATGGTCTTTAACTTtcttttatattttcttttaagtttagacatacagcacggtaacagaccatttcagcccatgagtccgcacagtttacacccgattaacctacacccctgatacgtttcgaacggtgggaggaaaccagagtccctggaagaaaccccacgcagacatggggagaacgtacaaactccttacagacagcatgggatttgaatcctggtcccgatcactggccctgcaaaggtgttgtgctaactgctacgccaactaaGTTCATTTATGTGGTATTTGAAAAACAGTTTCATAAGTGATATAAACAAAAAATGTAGAAACCCAGGTCCTGTAGCAGATTTTTACACTTTGATTTTATCAATCCACCTGAGCAGCGTCGAGAATTGCTTGCTGTATGTCATTGAATGCTCTATACTCATACATAAGGTGCCACTGGTTGGTTTTGTCATGAACAGATTGCATCACCACACTTGGTGGAGAGATATTTCTTTCCATTTGGTGAAGATAAGCCAGCAATATGtggtcctcataccagaccaatTCGGTGTTTCATTTTCCTCTTGCCCCACCCAGCTCATTTCTTTCTGCTGCGACTCCTTCCTTTATCTCTTGATCCAGTTTCACTTCCACTCATGGCGCGTCTCACGTGCTGTGGTCTCTGATTTCCTCATCGTTACTATGGGCATGCAGTCCTTCAAGCCTCCAGTCAATACCAGGATGGGCTCAGGACCTTTTGCCTTTTTTATTTCGAACGGAAAACAAACCAGTTCCCCTCCAACGATGCATTCTCAGATTCGGCAATTTCTCCTCCTTACGCTGTTCCAGGTCAGAGGTGAGAGCGTGCAAATCTACTTGAGCTCCATTCTATCTTTCACTTGTGGGATATGTGGTACTGACTTTGCTCAGTCCTCACTCCTTTCGTTTGTTTCTCTCTTCCTTTGTCTGTGTTAGAGGCAGTCAAGTACCTCTGCCTGTCAACCTTCACCCCTCTCTGGCCCACCAATCCCTCACTGGCTCCTATCCAATCCCTCTCATCCTGTCCACATTAGACTGGTTTCTCCCTTCTGTGCTGATGAAGAGTTCTAGCCCAAAAcgatgaccattcttttttttccttccataGATGTTGCTtggctggctgagttcttccagcagattgtttattccagtggttctcaacccttctctttccactcacatcccactttaagtaatccctgtgctgtcggtgctctgtgattagtaagggattgcttaaggtgggatgcgagtgggaagggaaggttgagaaccactgctctagacccaattgtgactgaaatattttgcttgagaaaaattgtgttTGGCCCTAATTTCCTTTCgagatatgaaaccgtgcacttgagggacaattaaaacagtggttttcaaccttttacttttcacccacatcccaccttaagcaatcccttactaatcacagagcatctatgacatagggattacttaagtgggtatatgagtgggaagggaaggttgagagccacttgTTTATTCAGTCCTTTGCGGCTCTTTACCTCTGTTAAGCATCATAAGCTCACAGACTCCCCATTGGGACTATAATTCTTCCCACCCTGCTTCATGTAAGGATTCCACTTCAGTTTCCCCATTCCTTTGCCTCCAATAAACAAGACGTGGCCATCAATAGGAAAAAAGGTAGAAACCTCATAAGCATCTGTAtgaaaagccttttttttttaaggcacacagcatggtaacaggccattttggcccacaagtcaggccactcaatttacaccccattaacctacactccacagtacgttttgaatggtgggaggaaaccagagcccccggggagaacctacaaattacagagagcgccggattcgaatcccagacccgatcgctggcactgtaaaggcgttgcggtaACCGCTACGCAACCGTGCGACCCCCATCTGTTCTGATGGCAAGGCTTTCCATACAGATGCTTCTGAGATATCTACCCTTTATCCTGAACTGTAGCGTATTGGCGGATCCTTCGCCCACATCTTCTTGATTTCCTGCACCTCTGTTCTCACATGCTACAGTAAGGACTATAGCCCCGCAGTCATCACATTGCACCCCACTCTGTATCGAATAGATGATCCTTTACAATTTCCATCACTTCCTCCACCGGGCAAGTTTTACCTCTCTTCCCTTTCAACTTTTTGTAGGGAAGATTCACTTCTTTCATTCCAGGGCATCGCTTTCAATGCATGTGATGAAGTCCCCATGTTTTGTTCAGTCTTCGTGACCCAACACTTAGCTGTCACTGTAATTATCCATCCCGTTCCCCTTGTGATGGAGGCCTCCTGCACTGTTCAGCAGAGCTCAGTGCCAGCTTGATGAACATCACCTTCTGTTCAGCATTATAGAATTCCTCACTTTCATGGATGGCTTGCTTTGCAGATGGCAGGAGAAGAACCCTGGACACTGGACAGGGGTCTTGGCCGATCGCGTGTGGACACTGACGCAGACCCGGGATCGCATCTGGTATCGAACATATTGCAAGGAGGCAGACAGCCCTCAAAAACAAACAGGCTACAGAAGGAGGAGTGACCCATCTACACGTCTGGTAACtgttaaaaaggaaaatgttaTCAAAAGTGAAATTAAATGTGAAGATGGGACACTGCAAGAAACTGAGAAAATGAAAATGGAACCAGCGGAGTGCACACAGCAGACAAATGATACCACACCTGGATTTTTGAAAAGGGAATCCGGAGATTTGGATCAAGAAGAGAGCAGGATATTGAGTGACTATTTTCAGTTGCGTGTGCAGCTCTCTGACCTATATGCTCACTGGATGAAGGCTGACAAACACTTCGAGCGAGTGGCGCAGAATTTCCATGGTGGGTATTTCCTGACAAAGAGGTTTCCCATTTATGCTGCATAAATTGAAATACGATCTGAAGAAAGCAGTTAAATCAGTCATTATTATTCAAATAAGCGGCATGGTTGACGTTGTGGTTAttgccacgcctttacagcgccagcgatcgggacagggaTTTGTATCCCGCGCTGTCCATAAAGagtttatgttctccccgtgtctgcgtagggtTTTCCGGGGGGCactggtttcctgccacccttcaaaaatgaaccgggggtgtaggttaatggggtgtcaaTTGGGCATCACGGACAAGAGGGCCAAAATAcattacaactccaattatccaaaatcagattttcagaaatccttatttatccaaatttttaaaaaaaatttgaataaatagggatatccaaaacaatcagaaatcctcatttatctgaaattttttcggagccgaactgacctcaaaggttggggaaaaaaattcgCTCGACATGAAATGAGAAcgacgattgtcctcgtttcacgcaactccctctcctctctctttccatttcttctttactttccccttttgacttttctctccaactctcccttaaactgtgtgccactgtctcccagccacaagcggtcggaagaatcccttgacCCGGCATcctcaaggagagtggcctcccaggcaggagcgggacctctggctcagtggcgttccctcccctccctttccctacTTCCCCTTGGCCGCCTACTACATCTGCGCACCAGACACCCTGTGTGTGTCTGCGGTAGGCCTGGCAGTGGAGGTTTCAGTGTCGGGACTCGGGTGTCGGGGTTGGGAGCTCCGGTGACcaggggagacaggagcccgctGACTGGTCCAGCAGCGGTGCGTAAATATCGAGGATCGGCGGTGgttgggaggtctcggtgattggcaatggccagcattttttaggtaagaattaaacataattttaatgcttaaaaagccttccctttgtTGATTGTGAATC comes from Narcine bancroftii isolate sNarBan1 chromosome 5, sNarBan1.hap1, whole genome shotgun sequence and encodes:
- the ogg1 gene encoding N-glycosylase/DNA lyase isoform X3, which produces MQRHSILSDCPSLWHSIPCTPLELRLDIVLSCGQSFRWQEKNPGHWTGVLADRVWTLTQTRDRIWYRTYCKEADSPQKQTGYRRRSDPSTRLVTVKKENVIKSEIKCEDGTLQETEKMKMEPAECTQQTNDTTPGFLKRESGDLDQEESRILSDYFQLRVQLSDLYAHWMKADKHFERVAQNFHGVRILRQDPIECLFSFICSSNNNIVRITGMIERLCQTFGERLCTLDSCDYHTFPTLQVLAGNGMEKQLQELGFGYRAKFISQTAKMLLEEHGPDWLNSLRESPYEEAKRALRTLSGVGAKVIFIAAFGVLLLAGHTLFCFQQI